CTGAACAAATTAAATgagtttttttcaaaaattctaGGGGGGGGGGTTCGAACCTGGGTCGCAGCACTAAAGGCCAGAGCGCATTACCACTGGGCTATTTGCTCGGTTGTGGAATAGTGTGGCTTTCTAACTCTTTTATTCTGTAATAAATGGGTTCTTTTCTCATCACACAAAATTACTAGGCGAGATTCTTTTCGTATCGCTCGGGCCTATCCCGTCGCactgcttccgccgccgccatgctcgcCGCCATTCTCGCCGTTGCCGCACCCCTGCTGCCCCCCATTGCCTGAGGCTCGCACCGTTGGCACCGCTGCCTTCAAGCGCCGCCCCCTTCCAGCCCCGCTGCCCACCATTTTCCAGATCCCGATCTGAcagcaccccgccgccgccaaatcACGGACATGCTCCCGGTGATTCCCGGCGTTCGAGGCATTGGACGTCCACCGCGCCTACCACAGCCACCCCAGGCCCTACCAGTACACTGGAGGCGCACAGCGAgtgcgcggcggtggccgggccgAGGGTGCATGGCCTGCTGGCGCCATTGCCGCACCAACATCGTCAACGGCCTCGCGAGCACGATACCGAGAGCATCACAGTCATGCTGCCCTGACTCCTCTTGCGAGGCACACCTTCTTCCCCACCTATAGACCGTGCTGCAATGAAGGTATGGACTCTCTGTCATccctttcttttgtttgttgAATTCAGCTTCTGAAAAGTGCAAGAGTAACTTGTTTATTTGGGTTGTTCTGCAATGTTTCATTAGATGGATCTAAGCTGGGTGAATGGCAGATTATTTTCCCCTGAGTACATTGATGGCGTCAATGAATTTATGAGCTTTGTTCAAGGAAAATTCATTGGCAATGTTGAAATTCTATGCCCCTATAGTAGATGCCTTAATCAGAAATACCAATGTTAGGCTCTTGTGAGGAAGCACATATTGATGAATGGCATGGACAGTAGTTATACTCGATGGATTCATCATGGGGAGTCCTTGAATGTAGATATTATTGATCATGCTACTGCTGTGCATGATGCTATTGATGTTGATGGTGTGACAGAGGAGTACAACTATGGTGCTGATCCTTGGGAAGAGGTTTTAGGAGACCTACACATTGCGGAACAAGCAAGACATGATGAAGAAAAACAGGATGGTGATGTAGAACCTCAtgagcaagattcatttttcaaAATAGCTATGAGGGAGGCAAAACGTCAATTGTATCCGGATTGTACCAAAATTTCAAGGTTCTCCTTTGTGGTAaagcttcttcatatgaagtctTTCTATAGGATAAGCAATTCGGCTTTTTCAGTAGTAATGAAGCTATTGGCTGAAGCATTCCCGGAATGCAATACACTCCCAAAATCATATGAGGAAAAAAGAAGTTTGTAAAGGAACTAGGTCTTGGATATAATTCAATACATGTCTGCTACAATAATTGTGTGTTGTTCAGAAAGGAATATGCCAACCATAACAATTGCCCTGTTTGTGATCTCTCAAGATGGAAAGACCCAGAAAGAAAGAAGATACCACAGAAAGTGTTGCGGCATTTTCCATTGGCACCTAGGCTAAGAAGGATGTTTGCAACCAAAGAAGCATCAGAAGAAGCACAGTGGCACAAGTTAAAGCGGTAGCCTAGTGAGAAGGAAATGAGCCACCCAGCTGACGGTGAAGCATGGCAAGATTTTGACCGAGTATATCCAGACTTTGCAAAAGATCCAAGAAACATTAGACTTGGACTAGCTATTGATGGGTTCAATCCTTTTTCAGAACATAACTCAAGATACAGCATGTGGCCTGTATTGGTTGTGCCATACAACCTTCCACCCTGGGCATGCAAGCAAGAGTCAAACTTCATGATGGCGTTGCTTATTCCAGGACCTAAATCACCAGGGAAGGACTTTGATGTGTTTTTAGAGCCTCTTATAGAAGATTTGCTTGATCTTTGGAAAGGTGTGCCTACTTATGGTGCCCTTACTGGCAAACCATTTAGCCTTCGTGATGCAGTTCTTTGGTGCATCCATGATTACCCAGCTCTGAGTACTCTTTCAGGGCGTACCACAAAGGGCTATTTTGCATGTATCCATTGTGACAAGCACCCTCTTTCCTACGGGCTAAGGAACAAGATTGGGTATTTTGGGCACTTTCGATTCCTTCCAAAGGGACACCGTTTGTGGAGAAACAATGAGTATGCTGGACTTCATGAAAGCGATGACCCACCAGAGAAATTCACTATAGAAGAGCTGCTAGCTGAATTGGAGAAAGTTAGAGATGTTAGACCTGGGAAGCAACAAGAAACTGGGAAGAGGAAGCGTTCTGAAATGGAAGCGGGTCGTGTGCGAATTTGGAGCCGAATGGTTAGTTTATGAAAGTTGCCGTATTGGTAATTTTTGAAGTTGAGGCATAATCTTGATGTCATGCATATTGAAAAAAAACATATGCGAGGCCCTCATTGGGACAATTTGGAACATACTTGGGAAGACAAAGGATACAGCTAAAGCAAGGCTTGATCTGAAAGATTTGGGAATTAAAAAGGAGCTGCAATTTAGAGATGATGGAGAATCATGTGAGATGCCCCATGCTCGGTACACCTTATCCACAAAAAATAAGAAGGCCTTTTGTGATTTTCTACGGAAGGTGAAATTTCCAGATGGATTTGCTTCTAACATCTCAAGATGTGTAAATGCTAAGGGAACCAAGGTACAAGGGCTGAAAACACATGATTGTCACATTCTTTTGCAAAGAATCTTACCAGCTGCTATGAGAGGATTTTTGGACAATGATATTTACGAAGCAATAGCGGAGTTAGGGAAGTTTTTCAGGGAACTATGCAGCAGAAAGCTTAACAAGGATGTATTGGTTGAAATGAAGAAAGAGATCCCTATAATTTTGATGAAGCTTGAGAAAATTTTCCCACCGGCATTCTTTGATGTGATGATGCACCTTGCTGTCCATCTACCTGATGAAGCATTACTCCGAGGTCCTGTGCAATTTGGTTGGATGTACCCGATTGAAAGGAGGCTTTACACTTTGAAGCGCTATGTGAGGAATAGGGCTCGGCCAGAAGGTTCAATTACCGAGGCATATGTTGCTGATGAACGCCTGACATTTTGCTCTAAGTACATGGGTGATGTTGAAACAAGATTTAATCGAGAACCAAGGAATAAAGGGTTTTCTGATCAAGAGGCCTATGGTGTTGATGTTTTTGGGCATGGAGTTCATTTTACTTCTGCAAATGAACTTGTATATGATGAAaattcttttaaacaaatggtGTGGTATGTGCTTAACAACTATAGTCAAGTTGAGAAATATGTGAAGTAAGTTGTGAGGTTtgccttctttctttttttggcaACTTTGAAGTTGACAGATGCTAACTTcacatatttcttttttttggcaatttttctaTAGCATATTCAGAGGTGAATTAGAGATAGCATGGGTGCATaacattgaaagaaaaattcggcTTGGCTTTCAGAATTGGTTCAGGAACCATGTAAGTTTACATTCGCATCTATTAGGCATTTTATTCTATAAAGATTCTGATTTGTGTGTGTTGCATGTGGCATATCATGAGGTTGCGGGATACTCATCAAGAAGAGGTAGATGATGATCTCTTTTCATTGGCATGCGGCCCTGATTTTAGAGTCAGAAAATACTCCTCGTGCATTGTGAATGGTGTGCGCTTTAACACTGTTGACCGTGACAAGAATAAGAAAACACAAAATAGTGGAGTAATGACACAAGGTATGCACAATGGTTAGTTCATTGATTTTTTTGGAACCTTGAAAGAGATAATTCAGTTAGAGTATAATTCTGATGAGAGGACAGTAGTTTTGTTTAAATGTGAGTCTGGATGGGAGGAGGACTGAACTTAATTATGATGGCTTCTTTAAAAGCATCTATGTTGGAAGTCTACGATACAAGGAAGATTCTTTAATATTGGCCACTCGAGCTAGGAAGGTCTTCTATTTGCCAGACACAAAACTGGGTGAGAATTGGCAAGTTATCCAGACATTCGACCATAGGCATCTATACAATGTAAACGAAACCGAATCTGCACAATATAATGCTCCTGCATATCAAGAGGATGAAAGTTGTGAGGATGAGCAAAGGCGAGAACCACTAATAGACATTGCACCTGAGATGCCTTTGAATAGAGATGATGAACAAGGCCTTATTTTTGGGGCTGATGAAATTGCTCGGTTGGTGAAAGAATGTCATAGAGGTCCAGCTACAACCATCGTTGACAGTGATGGtgaagatgaagaagacgaCACACTTTTGCAGCATTGCAGCGATGATGGAGGGAATACAACTGTTGTTGACAGTGATGATGAGTAGCTGCTACCAATTATTTAGCACTATTTGTTTTTGTATGCAGAATTTGTAATATTGTGATGATGAAACACATGTATTGGAATTCACAAGTTTTCTGTGAGACAATACTATTCACTCTCTTATAATGTTTCTGTCATTGTGAGACAATTCTGTTCACTCTCTTATAATGTACTGGAATTCTTATATTTCTGTCATTGTGAGATAATTCTATAATGTCATTGTGAGATAATTCATTCTGTAATTCTGTTCACAGCAAGACTGATTGGATAAGTAACACATTTATATCACAGAACATAATATCATAGTACATTTATATCACAGAGCATAAGTAACACATAGTACTTGACACATAATACCCCTAGAGATGAGCACATACAACACCAGCTCACATAATACTAGTTGACTAGCAAGGACACAATTCTACTTGAGATGAGCACCTACAGGACACATAGTACTTGACTAGCAGGGACATGATCACACAGAAGATCCCTTCtcatgcaaagcaaaaccaAAACCAAAGCCTTCTTGTGTGATGGATCAGTTGGTGCTCCTTTCTGGTGCTACCATTTTGGTGACAGGCCAGTAGACTAGAATCCGGCACTTCTCGAATGCCTTCTTCTGTGTGGCTGCAAGTTGACGTTCAAGTGACAACTTTGctgctttttctttttccagggTATCAACAAGTCCACTGATCTTCACTTCTTTTGCATCCATCTTGCTCTGCAACTTCCAGATTTTCCTAATTTCTCCTTGAGAGGTCACCTACATGTCAAATTCAGGTTGTAGATATTTCAGTGCTAGTGCTAAGCAAAAATAACGATATACTATCTCTGCATGGAAATGGAGAGTGCAGTGTATCAAATTCTAGTGATAAATCATCAATTTCATCATGCATAACTCCTAGAGTTTAAATGATAAAAGTGCTCATGGCTGGCACATATATTACTAAAATTATCAATTCAGTTTAGCCTCCAATAATATTACGTCTCTGAATTAAGTCTGACAGTTCATATATGAGACAATCTATACTGGAACAAGGCAAATATGATATTCTGACAGTTGAAATGCAAAGATAAAAATGATACAAGTCTCTGAATGCcaataagaaaagaaaaaaaaaaggagttcACGGATGGCAtcacctcctccttcttcttcttagaGGTCGCCGAGGAGGATTTGCCAAGAGTTGTCGATACCTTCTTCTTCTGCTTGGACCTGAAATTGCGCGAGGTTAGCCTTACCTTATCTTCCTTGCTGCTTGAGGTAATCACCTGTAATTTTTAATCATACATAATCAGTTGATGAATAAAAAAATAGGCATGGTAAAAGATCATCTGCATGTAATTGTTATTCTCCAACATGGAAAGATGTGGCTTCAGTACTGCACATTTCCAAGGCAAAGGGACAATACCACATAGATAGATTTCAGGGTTTTTTCCAGAATACACTAGTTCATTTCATTATATGACTAGCATGCACAGGTTGCCATTTACAAGGCAAAGGGACAATAGGGACAATACCACATCTAACACGATTGCAAGGCAAAATGACCATACCACATATAGGTAAACCTATTTACAAACTAAAAGGATGCACAAGTGCATCGACCAACAGCATCTACTTTTTTCCTTGCTTCTCTTGCAGTTCCTGAATTCTATAACCTGCCATACGAAGACGAGTACGCAGGAATTCCACATCAAATTCAAGTACACCGCATTGCATCCTGGCTTCATCGCGCTGGGCCAGTGCTTCATCATGTTGTTGAATGGCCAAATTGTACTTCTGTTTAGCCTCTTTTTTGAACACCTCGAACTCCTTCCTCATAGCCTGAGCTTCCATCTACACCAGATGTAATTCCTTCCTCACAGTGTAAGCACAAAAATTCACATTCTCTTGCTAAAAAGTCAAATTGTagtagaaaagtatatataaGTTGCAGCCAGATAGCCCAATGGTCAGGTTTGTTCATCTGGTTTGTTCTAACCACTGCATGAGCTTGATAATTGGAACAAAATTCAATTCAATTCATCCAAAATGGTCAGGTCAACCGAGTCGTACCAAATCCGAGTCGCGGTCATCGCCGGAGTCCGAGTCGTCGAGGACGACAACTGGAATCGCGACCGCATCGGAGTTGCCAtcgctctcgctctcgctctTCCGACTGCCCGTCCTCCCCACACCGCCGGAGGAGGGGGAAGTGCGGCACGCTTCATCCCGAGCGGAGCGCTTCACCCTTCTGCCCAAGGAGGGGGAAGCGCTGCAGAACTTGCCATCCTTGTCTATGGGTTGCAGCCGGGCATGCTCCGACCGCTTCCTGCACACCATCGAGGGAGGAGGGGTAATGCTCCGCTGCTCGCCAGATCGAGTTGGGGGGGACTCGTGGTCCTCGCCAGGTCTACGGGCTGGCATAGCCTGTAGAtcttcctgccgccgccggccatagcCCTCTGCGGCGTGCTGCccacccgtgccgccgccggtggccacccgctccggcgccgctgccctccccctccgccgcACACTGCACAGCCGCTCCGTCGCTGGTGGGTGTTGCCCTCGGCCGCATCGCCGCTCACCAGGTTGAGAATGGGGAGAGGGAATCGATTGGAATGAGGGGAGAATCCTTATGTGCCGTGGAGTACTATTCTTATAAACAAAATGAACGCAGAAAAATGATTCAACCCGTGTAGCCCAATGGTTGTAACCTAACTTATGTCTGCTGGTGCCCGCAGTTCGATTCTCCAGGgccacaattttttttgcattgttTGCCCACTTAAAAAAAATCGAAGTCGTAGCCCACCAAAAAAATAGTGGGAAGCCGGAATCAAACCGCCGACCTCAGGTTCAAGCATGTAATGTCTTAACCACTGGGATCCAAGCGTGGGCTTTTGTGACACACATTTTTCTTTATATATAGACCGCAATTAACGTGCCACCCACTAGCGCGTGGCAGCACCTAGATGGTCGCACGAAGAACAAGGACACATGGCGCGATGAGGTTGCTGTATACTTCAGATTTTCTTGTAAAAATCCGAAATATAAACTTCAAACTTGTATTTCACGGTCATATTAACTTCAAATTTGCCGATTCTTTTTTCTATCTTTTTGTAAAATTACGATCTTTcatttaatattattttttgatgtgttcattgtgaatttataaatcaaattta
This sequence is a window from Panicum virgatum strain AP13 chromosome 7K, P.virgatum_v5, whole genome shotgun sequence. Protein-coding genes within it:
- the LOC120640003 gene encoding uncharacterized protein LOC120640003 yields the protein MPARRPGEDHESPPTRSGEQRSITPPPSMVCRKRSEHARLQPIDKDGKFCSASPSLGRRVKRSARDEACRTSPSSGGVGRTGSRKSESESDGNSDAVAIPVVVLDDSDSGDDRDSDLVITSSSKEDKVRLTSRNFRSKQKKKVSTTLGKSSSATSKKKKEEVTSQGEIRKIWKLQSKMDAKEVKISGLVDTLEKEKAAKLSLERQLAATQKKAFEKCRILVYWPVTKMVAPERSTN